A single Mytilus trossulus isolate FHL-02 chromosome 12, PNRI_Mtr1.1.1.hap1, whole genome shotgun sequence DNA region contains:
- the LOC134692694 gene encoding uncharacterized protein LOC134692694 isoform X1: protein MDRNSKNKNNSSDENLFDMKKITYWEIYGVKRFPYRGKRKFIPLLSQSLDGGMVISNDVFGLTISQFERMYKACLERRKTKEQWILNLRYPDKSSNEYLEYLENCTDCNTDNLPWIDPRDHHLYEHLVNIVGSEIVIRKRQRLFKIQDMIVNSSRSTDCLQIFSGSLAEGLDLPGSDLDVMYVINYVKIIRNKKNILNPVNGETLYVMETAIDHPGFARIIAVATDYRKSFREQCGRCPKGSCTGTQFMQSTYGFLNVYMRNCIRDSSIHGPCVSNKDQTIDYAFCIRCKYLPHNAMPWASRHGRQWPPCFVIDRIVKYGCLLVPIGPKNLSDDDSLWRISFSAAERLLVHSFNFTQFLCYGLLKLTLKRIINTHDYVNDLLCSYFLKTALFWVSEEIDINTFQLSKIYHCFFLCLDKLISWVNTCYCPNYFIPEHNMFLGKINQSNNKILVCVLRSIQCGGIDGLIHNLFPLENEHHRFKSTKREFSFIPLDLLLYRTTCLMMTTIRADILNDYKALSCIYSLLKSESSTYIIDACKMYKYHLSHIIVQLLPSPNTIGNTISIRKLYHRHLQNGTKTDAVSGWLLYASFYYVTGQFNVTLEITNYVLSKWSSNMMFIDVDKNDLMITSYKHNVHSFMTVIERMALATAQHVHYEQNSQLIPEELQHTVEYSVMNVLPNIMSYCLRFLCYHHLGDISSRRQALRDLYRTIKDKVIISKNTVSNELTILAVCFEVSGDKDMAYNCYEEALQCEKYVCPAAEARKSKLFRDLT, encoded by the exons ATGGACAGAAActctaaaaacaaaaacaattctaGTGATGAAAACCTATTTGACATGAAGAAAATTACGTACTGGGAAATATACGGTGTAAAACGTTTTCCATACCGTGGAAAGCGTAAGTTTATACCATTACTTTCCCAATCTTTAGATGGAGGAATGGTGATCTCAAATGACGTGTTTGGATTAACTATAAGTCAGTTTGAACGAATGTATAAAGCTTGTTTAGAAAGAaggaaaacaaaagaacaatGGATACTGAACCTTAGATATCCTGACAAATCTTCTAATGAATATCTGGAATACTTAGAGAACTGTACAGACTGTAATACAG ATAACTTGCCGTGGATTGACCCGAGGGATCATCACTTATATGAACACCTAGTAAATATAGTTGGTAGTGAAATAGTAATACGAAAAAGACAACGactttttaaaatacaagaTATGATCGTCAATTCGTCACGTTCAACCgattgtttacaaatatttagtGGAAGTTTGGCTGAAGGACTAGATTTACCTGGTAGCGACCTGGATGTCATGTATGTAATCAACTACGtaaaaataattcgaaataaAAAGAACATCTTAAACCCGGTTAATGGTGAAACATTGTATGTTATGGAGACAGCTATTGATCATCCTGGATTTGCTAGAATAATTGCAGTTGCAACAGATTATAGAAAATCATTTCGTGAACAATGTGGCCGCTGTCCCAAAGGTTCATGTACTGGGACACAATTTATGCAATCGACATACGGATTTCTTAATGTATATATGCGAAATTGTATTCGTGATTCATCTATACACGGTCCATGTGTATCTAACAAAGACCAGACGATTGATTATGCATTCTGTATACGATGTAAATATCTACCTCACAATGCAATGCCATGGGCATCACGTCATGGACGGCAATGGCCACCTTGTTTTGTTATTGACAGGATCGTTAAATACGGATGTTTGCTAGTACCTATAGGACCTAAGAATTTGTCAGATGATGACTCTTTATGGAGAATATCATTCTCTGCGGCTGAAAGGTTACTGGTTCATTCGTTTAATTTTACCCAATTCTTATGTTACGGTCTCCTCAAATTAACACTCAAGCGAATAATTAACACTCACGATTATGTAAACGATTTATTGTGttcttactttttaaaaactgcTCTTTTTTGGGTGTCGGAGGAAATAGATATTAACACTTTtcaattatcaaaaatttatcattgtttttttctgtgtctTGATAAATTAATATCATGGGTTAACACATGTTACTGTCCGAACTATTTTATACCTGAACACAATATGTTCCTAGGAAAGATCAATCAGAGTAATAATAAGATTCTAGTATGTGTTCTTCGGAGTATACAGTGTGGAGGGATCGATGGATTGATACATAATTTATTTCCGCTTGAGAATGAACATCAtcgttttaaaagtacaaagaGGGAATTTTCGTTCATTCCGCTGGACTTACTTCTTTACAGGACTACTTGTCTCATGATGACCACGATACGTGCAGAcattttaaatgattataaaGCATTGTCATGTATATATTCTTTACTTAAATCCGAGTCGTCTACATATATTATTGATGcatgtaaaatgtataaataccaTTTGAGTCATATTATAGTACAACTACTACCTTCACCAAACACAATAGGTAACACGATCTCCATACGCAAATTATATCATAGACATTTACAAAACGGCACAAAGACTGATGCTGTATCGGGTTGGTTGTTATACGCGTCGTTTTATTATGTAACGGGACAGTTCAATGTTACACTCGAAATAACGAATTATGTTCTATCAAAATGGTCATCTAATATGATGTTTATAGACGTTGACAAAAATGACTTAATGATAACAAGTTACAAACATAATGTACACTCTTTCATGACAGTTATTGAGAGGATGGCACTAGCCACTGCTCAACATGTGCATTACGAACAAAACTCACAATTAATACCAGAAGAACTTCAGCACACGGTTGAATACAGTGTCATGAACGTGCTACCAAACATAATGTCTTATTGTCTTCGATTTCTATGTTATCATCATCTTGGCGATATATCGAGCAGACGACAGGCATTACGCGATTTATATCGAACTATAAAAGATAAGGTAATAATATCGAAAAATACGGTTTCTAATGAATTAACAATACTTGCAGTATGTTTTGAAGTATCCGGAGATAAGGACATGGCCTACAACTGCTACGAGGAAGCTTTACAGTGTGAAAAGTATGTATGTCCTGCAGCAGAagcaagaaaatcaaaactatttAGAGATTTAACATAA